CGCAGGATTTGCGCGCGCGGCCCGCGGACACGCGGCGCGCGAGGGAAGAACGCACGGGTTTATGCTGTAGCGCGCCGCCTGACTTTGCACCGCCGTTTTTCACACTCAATCGCTACCGCCTCGCCAGACTCATGAATCGCGAAGAAGCCCTCCACATTTTCCGCCACTCCGAAGAGATCGTTTCGGAGGGCGACGTCAACGCGTCGATCGGCCGGATGGCCGACGCCATCCGCGCCGAGATCAGCGAGGACTTCCCGCTCGTGCTGTCGGTGATGGGCGGCGCCGCCGTGTTCACCGGCATGCTGCTGCCGCACCTCGACTTCCCGCTCGAGTTCGACTACATCCACCTCACGCGCTATCGCAACGCCATCAAGGGCAGCGCCGAAATGCAGTGGCGCGTGGCGCCGCGCGAGTCGGTGAAGGACCGCGTGGTGCTCGTGCTCGACGACATCCTCGACGAAGGCGAGACCATGGCCGCGATCCGCGACCGCATCATGGACATGGGCGCGAAGCGTTTCCTCTCGGCCGTGTTGTGCGAAAAGATCATCCCGAAGCAAAAGCCGCTGCATCCCGACTACTGCGGTTTTTCGGTGCCGGACCGCTACGTGTTCGGCTGCGGCATGGACGCGAAGGGCTACTGGCGCAATCTGCCGACCATTCGCGCGCTGACCGAAGGCGCTTGACGCGCCTCGCACCGGTTTCGCGAAGCGCCATGAAAAAAGCAGCCCTCGGGCTGCTTTTTTGTTTGCGTCGATGCGAATTCGAACGTGCCGATGCCGCCGTCAAAGGTGATGCACGAAATTGGCGATGCCCGCGAGGATCATCTCCACCGAAATCGCCACGAGCACGAGACCCATCAGCCGCTCGAAGGCCGTCACCACGCGCTCGCCCAGCCACTGCTGGATGCGCTCGGCCAACACCAGCACGACCGCGCAGATCACCATGGTCACGACCAGCGCGCCGATCCATTCGAACAGTTTGCCCGGCGCCTGCGAGGTGAGCAGCATGACCGTGGCGAGCGCCGACGGCCCCGCCAGCGCGGGAATCGCGAGCGGCACGATGAGCGGCTCGCCGCCTTTATCGCCGCCGCCGAACGGACCGCCCGGATGCGGGAAGATCATGCGCAGCGCGATCAGGAACAGCACGATGCCGCCGCCGATGCGCAGCGACGTGTCCGTGAGTCCCATCATGCGCAGGAAGCCGTTGCCGGCCACCATGAAGACGAGCAGGATCACGAACGCGATGCCGACCTCGCGCAGGATCACGATCGCGCGGCGCTGTTTCGCGACGCCGCGCAGACACGTGATGAAAAGCGGAATGTTGCCGAGCGGATCGGTGATCAGGAGCAGCAGGATCGTAGCGGACAGGAAACTGTACTCCACGCTCTGGGCGCTCCTTTAGCCGGGTTTGCCGAATGGCGAATCGAATGAGGACGAATCAGCGGCCGAGCGCGGCGCGCACCTTCGCGACCACCGCCTGCGCGGCTTCTTCGGCCGCGAGCAGCGTGGCTTCGGTGTCGCGGCGGCCCTGATACTCGATCTTGCCGTCCTTCAGACCGCGGTCGCCGATCACGAGGCGATGCGGCACGCCGATCAGTTCCCAGTCGGCGAACATCACGCCCGGGCGCTCGCCGCGATCGTCGAGGATCACGTCCACGCCCGCCGCCACGAGTTCGTTGTACACGCGCTCGGCGTGCTCGCGCACGAGTTCGCTGCGGTCCATGCCCATCGGGCAGATGACCACTTCGAACGGAGCGATCGCTTCCGGCCAGATGATGCCCTTGTCGTCGAAATTCTGCTCGATCGCCGCACCCAGGATACGCGTGACGCCGATGCCGTAGCAACCCATCTGCATCGGCGCGGGCTTGCCGTTTTCGGCCAGATAGGTGGCGTTCATCGCGTCCGAGTATTTCGTGCCGAGCTGGAACACGTGGCCCACTTCGATGCCGCGGCAGATGTCGAGCACGCCCTTGCCGTCCGGCGAGGGATCGCCCTTCTTCACGTTGCGGATGTCGGCCACGACCGGTTCCGGCAGATCGCGGCCCCAGTTCACGCCCGTGGTGTGGAAGTCCGCTTCGTTCGAACCCACCACGAAGTCGCTCATGTTCGCGACCGTGCGGTCGGCGATCACCTTGACCGGCTTCTTCGTATTGAGCGGACCGAGGTAGCCCGGCGGCGTGCCGAACCATTCGACGATCTCGCTCTCCGTGGCGAAGCGGAAACCGCCCAGGCCTTCGAGCTTGCCGACCTTGATCTCGTTGAGATCGTGGTCGCCGCGCAGCAGCAGCAGCCAGATCGTGGGCTCGGCGCCTTCGTTGTCTGTGGCCAGCACGATCGACTTGATGGTGCTTTCGAGCGGGATGCCGAGCAGTTCGGCGACTTGCTCGCACTTGGCCGCGCCCGGCGTGGACGTTTTCGTGAGCGCCTGGGCGGGCGCGGCGCGCTCGGCCACGAGCGGCAGCGCGTCGGCGGCTTCGACGTTGGCCGCGAACTCCGAGGTCGGGCAGTACGCGATGTCGTCCTCGCCGGTTTCGGCGATCACGTGGAATTCGTGCGAGCCCGAGCCGCCGATCGAACCGTTGTCGGCCGCGACCGCGCGGAACTCGAGGCCGAGACGCGTGAAGATGCGCGTGTAGGCGTCGTACATCTTCTGGTACGAAAGCTTGAGGCCGTCGACGTCCTTATCGAACGAGTACGCGTCCTTCATGATGAATTCGCGGCCGCGCATCACACCAAAACGGGGACGGATTTCGTCGCGGAATTTGGTTTGCACCTGGTAGAAGTTCACCGGCAACTGGCGGTAGCTCTTGATCTGGTTGCGCGCGATGTCGGTGACGACTTCCTCGTGCGTCGGTCCCATCACGAAATCGCTCTGCTTGCGGTCCTTGAAGCGCAGCAGTTCCGGCCCGTATTTTTCCCAGCGACCCGATTCCTGCCACAGCTCGGCCGGCTGCACGGCCGGCATGAGCAGTTCGATCGCGCCCGCGCGGTTCATTTCTTCGCGCACGATCTGCTCGACCTTGCGAATGGAACGCAGACCGATCGGCAGGTAGTTGTAGATGCCGCCAGCGACGCGACGGATCATGCCCGCGCGAACCATCAGTTTGTGGCTGACGATTTCGGCGTCGGACGGCGCTTCCTTCAGGGTGCCGATAAAGAAACGGGAGGCTTTCATTCAGAATTTTCCAAAAGCGGCGGCCCGGTGCAGACCGCCCTGAGAAGGTGAAACCGTGGATGGCGCGCGAATTTCGCGTTGCGGCTCGCATGAGCGTTCGCGTAACCGGGCCGAACGTGCGGAGTCCGACACTATACCGTGACGGCACGCGCGCAGCGGCCCTCTGGCTGGGCTCGCGGCCGTTTTTTCGCGCGGCGGCGCGACGCGTTTCGGGCGCGCCGGGCAAACCGGACACGAAGTGCAAGGCAAGCTTGTGACCGTTCGCTCCAAACTTCCGGGCAGCGGGTGCGTGAGGGCCGTTATCTGTTTATAATCAAAGCAATTTTAAAGGATTCGAAGGTGGTTGTATGCTGGATCGTGAGGGGTTTCGCCCGAACGTCGGCATCATCCTCTTGAACGCGCGAAACGAAGTGTTTTGGGGCAAACGGGTTCGCGAACATTCCTGGCAGTTTCCGCAAGGGGGCATCAAATATGGTGAGACCCCCATGCAGGCAATGTATCGGGAGTTGCACGAAGAAACCGGTCTGCATCCGGAGCACGTCAAGATCGTCGGTCGCACGCGCGACTGGTTGCGTTATGAGGTGCCGGACAAGTTCATCAAGCGCGAAGTGCGCGGCCATTATCGCGGGCAGAAACAGATCTGGTTTCTGCTGCGGATGGTCGGGCGCGATTGCGATATCTGCCTGCGGGCAACGGAGCATCCCGAGTTCGACGCGTGGCGCTGGAACGAGTACTGGGTGCCGCTGGAAGCGGTCATCGAGTTCAAGCGCGACGTGTATCAGCTTGCGCTGACCGAACTCTCGCGCTTCCTGCGCCGGCCCGCCGCGGCGCGTCAGGAGCGCGTGCACGTGCAGGTCCACGAGGTGCGGTATCCGCGCATCGTGACGTCGGCGCACGCCGACGCCGTGATGGGCGCGGCCATGGTGACATCTGTCGTAACGTCGCCGGGTGTGCCGATCGACGGCGATTGTGCTGCCGCGCAGAGTATCATCGAGCCTGCGCCGGACGAGCACGACCAGGACGCCTGAACCGGGCGTACGGATCGGATCGCGCCGACCGGCGAAAGAACGCCCGAACCGGCGAGACCGGCGCCCCTGCGCGCCGCGCCTCGCGGTTCGCATTGGCGGCGCTGCACGTTCGTGCGCTCAGCGCCGGAGCTTCGAGGAAAACCAATTTGAAACGATTTGCTCTTGCTGCGGCCTGCGCCGCAGGCGGTGTGCTGTTTTTGACGCTGGCAGGCTGCTCCAGTTCGGGGCCGACCAACAAGGACGACAGCGCGTTCACCTACCTGCTCGACCGCAAAGGCGAGTGGCAGGAAAACAAGGTCGAGAGCCTCCCGGCGCTGCCGCAGGCGGGTGCGAAGCTGCTGCCGTTCGACGTCTCGAACAACACGCCGCTCAAGTTCGCCGTCGATCCCGCGTCGGTTTCGGTCGGCACCGACGGCGTGGTGCGCTATACGGTCGTGATCACGAGCGATTCGGGCGCGCGCAACGTGAACTACGAAGGCATTCGCTGCGACACCTACGAGTGGCGCCTCTACGCGAGCCTCGACGCCGAGCACAACGGCTGGGATCGGACCGTGGCGAACAACTGGTCGCGTATCGAGAGCGGTTCGCTCAACGCCTACCAGGCCGCGCTGTATCACGACTACTTCTGCGCGAACAAGATGCCGGTCGCGAAGGCGCCGACCATCGTCGAAAACATCCGCTACGGTCGCACGCAATCGACGCTGGTGCGCTGAGCCACGCGACATCGACGTACGAAAAAAGCATGAAAAAAGCCGCTGGGCCTTGGCCGCAGCGGCTTTTTTGTGCGAGCTCGAAGCCG
The Paraburkholderia acidisoli genome window above contains:
- a CDS encoding MarC family protein, which translates into the protein MEYSFLSATILLLLITDPLGNIPLFITCLRGVAKQRRAIVILREVGIAFVILLVFMVAGNGFLRMMGLTDTSLRIGGGIVLFLIALRMIFPHPGGPFGGGDKGGEPLIVPLAIPALAGPSALATVMLLTSQAPGKLFEWIGALVVTMVICAVVLVLAERIQQWLGERVVTAFERLMGLVLVAISVEMILAGIANFVHHL
- a CDS encoding proline--tRNA ligase; the protein is MKASRFFIGTLKEAPSDAEIVSHKLMVRAGMIRRVAGGIYNYLPIGLRSIRKVEQIVREEMNRAGAIELLMPAVQPAELWQESGRWEKYGPELLRFKDRKQSDFVMGPTHEEVVTDIARNQIKSYRQLPVNFYQVQTKFRDEIRPRFGVMRGREFIMKDAYSFDKDVDGLKLSYQKMYDAYTRIFTRLGLEFRAVAADNGSIGGSGSHEFHVIAETGEDDIAYCPTSEFAANVEAADALPLVAERAAPAQALTKTSTPGAAKCEQVAELLGIPLESTIKSIVLATDNEGAEPTIWLLLLRGDHDLNEIKVGKLEGLGGFRFATESEIVEWFGTPPGYLGPLNTKKPVKVIADRTVANMSDFVVGSNEADFHTTGVNWGRDLPEPVVADIRNVKKGDPSPDGKGVLDICRGIEVGHVFQLGTKYSDAMNATYLAENGKPAPMQMGCYGIGVTRILGAAIEQNFDDKGIIWPEAIAPFEVVICPMGMDRSELVREHAERVYNELVAAGVDVILDDRGERPGVMFADWELIGVPHRLVIGDRGLKDGKIEYQGRRDTEATLLAAEEAAQAVVAKVRAALGR
- a CDS encoding hypoxanthine-guanine phosphoribosyltransferase, whose amino-acid sequence is MNREEALHIFRHSEEIVSEGDVNASIGRMADAIRAEISEDFPLVLSVMGGAAVFTGMLLPHLDFPLEFDYIHLTRYRNAIKGSAEMQWRVAPRESVKDRVVLVLDDILDEGETMAAIRDRIMDMGAKRFLSAVLCEKIIPKQKPLHPDYCGFSVPDRYVFGCGMDAKGYWRNLPTIRALTEGA
- a CDS encoding CNP1-like family protein → MKRFALAAACAAGGVLFLTLAGCSSSGPTNKDDSAFTYLLDRKGEWQENKVESLPALPQAGAKLLPFDVSNNTPLKFAVDPASVSVGTDGVVRYTVVITSDSGARNVNYEGIRCDTYEWRLYASLDAEHNGWDRTVANNWSRIESGSLNAYQAALYHDYFCANKMPVAKAPTIVENIRYGRTQSTLVR
- a CDS encoding RNA pyrophosphohydrolase; this encodes MLDREGFRPNVGIILLNARNEVFWGKRVREHSWQFPQGGIKYGETPMQAMYRELHEETGLHPEHVKIVGRTRDWLRYEVPDKFIKREVRGHYRGQKQIWFLLRMVGRDCDICLRATEHPEFDAWRWNEYWVPLEAVIEFKRDVYQLALTELSRFLRRPAAARQERVHVQVHEVRYPRIVTSAHADAVMGAAMVTSVVTSPGVPIDGDCAAAQSIIEPAPDEHDQDA